One part of the Rothia sp. ZJ932 genome encodes these proteins:
- the casB gene encoding type I-E CRISPR-associated protein Cse2/CasB → MANTPTSTSEQSLSRFVTRKVNALYGSYSSGSSLSKKQLSELRKAVGQDPARFPLAWQYVISAEDEHAFPEDAKYRQGDLPTQRELAAFTALTLFAVHQQSEQRIMHAAGRSFGSAVGELVDKRTASIKKRFDSLLQARTYTAMSYHARSLVQLLKQEEIPFDYGTFSEDLAKLQSPKHRSSVITRWSRNFVYGFDKTSSQTPTHS, encoded by the coding sequence ATGGCTAATACCCCAACCAGCACAAGTGAGCAGAGTCTTTCTCGCTTCGTTACTCGTAAAGTCAATGCGCTCTATGGTTCTTATTCATCCGGTAGTTCTCTCTCTAAGAAGCAGCTGAGTGAACTGCGTAAAGCGGTCGGTCAAGACCCAGCGCGGTTCCCTCTTGCCTGGCAGTACGTTATTTCCGCCGAGGACGAGCATGCCTTCCCTGAGGATGCGAAATACCGTCAGGGAGATTTACCCACCCAGCGAGAGCTAGCGGCTTTCACCGCGCTGACGCTCTTCGCGGTGCATCAGCAATCAGAACAGCGCATCATGCACGCTGCAGGGCGCTCATTCGGCTCCGCTGTAGGTGAACTCGTTGACAAACGTACCGCGTCCATCAAAAAACGCTTCGATTCTCTCTTGCAGGCACGCACCTATACAGCGATGAGTTATCATGCACGCTCACTTGTGCAGTTGCTCAAGCAAGAAGAGATTCCTTTCGACTATGGCACTTTTAGCGAAGACCTAGCCAAGCTACAGAGCCCAAAACACCGTAGCAGCGTCATCACCCGATGGAGCCGTAACTTCGTCTACGGTTTCGACAAGACTTCATCGCAAACCCCCACCCATTCATAA
- the cas5e gene encoding type I-E CRISPR-associated protein Cas5/CasD encodes MHSLLLLFKAPLQAWGADSRFKTRSTNKEPTKSGVIGLVAAALGRSREESVADLAELEFAVRVDHPGSLMRDYHTARNWFGNKKNSQLSTRYYLSDAVFVVALSSPDRAQLETLEAALRRPVYPLYLGRRSCPANPNLVLGIKDGDGETVLRAQPWFAPTRVREQAYNPVSLQILRDARQGEPADTLRDTPVSFNPEYRQYTLRAVYRAEPVEVENPNGVEPQDDFMKEVTEA; translated from the coding sequence ATGCACTCTCTGCTTCTTCTCTTCAAAGCGCCGCTACAGGCGTGGGGAGCTGATAGCCGGTTCAAGACTCGTAGCACCAATAAAGAACCCACTAAATCAGGTGTGATCGGGCTTGTGGCTGCGGCACTCGGCAGAAGCCGGGAAGAATCGGTTGCTGATCTCGCCGAACTAGAATTTGCGGTTCGAGTCGATCACCCTGGTTCTCTTATGCGCGACTATCACACCGCCCGCAACTGGTTCGGAAACAAAAAAAATTCCCAGCTTTCCACCCGCTACTACCTATCAGACGCCGTCTTTGTAGTGGCACTTAGCTCCCCCGACCGCGCTCAGCTCGAAACTCTTGAAGCCGCCCTGAGGCGTCCTGTTTACCCTTTGTATTTAGGACGCCGTTCCTGCCCCGCTAACCCTAACCTCGTCCTAGGTATCAAGGACGGTGACGGTGAAACGGTGCTGCGAGCGCAGCCATGGTTCGCCCCTACACGGGTGCGTGAGCAGGCTTACAATCCCGTTTCGCTACAGATATTGCGGGATGCTCGCCAGGGTGAACCGGCTGATACTTTGCGGGATACGCCTGTTAGTTTCAATCCTGAGTACCGCCAGTACACTTTGCGTGCTGTGTATCGTGCCGAACCTGTGGAAGTCGAGAACCCCAACGGGGTAGAGCCTCAGGATGATTTTATGAAGGAGGTGACTGAGGCATGA
- the cas7e gene encoding type I-E CRISPR-associated protein Cas7/Cse4/CasC, translating into MSFFIDIHALQTLPPSNINRDDTGAPKTAVFGGVPRQRVSSQAWKSAIRQDFAGNLDSSQLGLRTKRVAEKVVKKIQDISEEYDVEKAQAEVTAAFKTAGIKITPKVKNKGLEDKKTTLETGYLLLLSTQQINRLAQAIIDADGAKLTKKEVAKILDTQHSVDISLFGRMLADAPDFNVDASSQVAHAIGVHESEPEFDYYTAVDDVVREAEESGAGMIGTVEMMSSTLYRYANINLDGLAKNLDDKEAAHAAALQFIKSFISAMPTGKQNSFANRTLPEAVVVTLRDDRPVSYVNAFETPVKESAEHGRRVMAAQALAQEATDLAETYGLEPAKSYVLAVGELKESLAALGEEVNLKTLLDKLQADLAEVHTN; encoded by the coding sequence ATGAGCTTTTTTATTGATATTCACGCACTACAGACTCTTCCGCCCTCAAACATTAACCGTGATGACACCGGCGCGCCTAAGACAGCTGTGTTTGGTGGCGTCCCCCGTCAGCGGGTTTCTTCCCAGGCATGGAAGTCGGCTATCCGTCAGGATTTCGCAGGTAATCTCGACAGCTCACAGCTGGGTTTGCGTACCAAGCGAGTCGCCGAAAAAGTTGTCAAGAAAATCCAAGATATTTCTGAAGAGTACGACGTTGAAAAAGCGCAGGCAGAAGTGACCGCAGCTTTTAAAACTGCTGGTATCAAGATAACTCCTAAAGTTAAAAATAAAGGTCTTGAAGATAAAAAAACAACGTTAGAGACAGGCTACCTCCTTCTTCTCAGCACCCAACAAATCAACCGCCTAGCGCAGGCAATTATTGACGCAGATGGCGCCAAGCTCACCAAAAAAGAAGTAGCAAAGATTCTCGATACCCAGCACAGCGTCGATATTTCCCTCTTTGGTCGCATGCTAGCCGATGCACCCGACTTCAACGTAGACGCTTCCTCTCAGGTAGCCCATGCTATTGGAGTTCACGAATCAGAACCAGAATTCGACTACTACACCGCTGTAGATGATGTTGTGCGCGAGGCAGAAGAATCAGGTGCAGGCATGATTGGCACCGTAGAAATGATGTCATCCACTCTCTACCGCTACGCAAACATCAACCTGGACGGCTTAGCCAAAAACCTCGATGACAAGGAAGCTGCTCATGCTGCGGCTCTACAATTCATCAAGAGCTTCATCTCTGCCATGCCCACCGGTAAGCAGAATAGCTTTGCCAACCGTACCCTGCCCGAAGCAGTGGTAGTAACCTTGCGAGATGACCGCCCTGTTTCCTACGTCAATGCCTTTGAAACCCCAGTCAAAGAATCTGCAGAACATGGCCGTCGCGTCATGGCCGCTCAAGCACTGGCACAAGAAGCTACTGATCTCGCTGAGACCTACGGTCTTGAACCAGCCAAGAGCTATGTTCTTGCTGTTGGAGAGCTCAAAGAGTCCCTCGCCGCACTGGGTGAAGAAGTAAACCTCAAGACCCTTCTTGATAAGCTGCAAGCAGACCTAGCTGAGGTGCACACAAACTAA
- the cas6e gene encoding type I-E CRISPR-associated protein Cas6/Cse3/CasE: MTYFSRILLNPQRREARKLIASPQAMHAAVLASFPPDSPVSKDSRVLWRLDIQGASYTLYIQSPEEPDLRHLQESSGWESRPGETAPLGKLLNKLEKGQSWGFRFTGNPVKSLPVADGKRGKVVPHVTAEQQLGWLLHKAEQWGFTIAQDPETAQPLANVIGRNDQRFSRRNPHEDGALHSVTLRQAQFDGVLVITDVDLFKKSLLTGMGKGKAYGCGLLTLRNVLS; encoded by the coding sequence ATGACTTATTTCTCGCGTATTTTGCTGAACCCTCAGCGGCGAGAAGCTCGGAAGCTTATTGCCAGCCCACAGGCTATGCACGCGGCAGTGCTAGCAAGTTTTCCGCCAGATAGCCCGGTTTCAAAAGATAGCCGAGTGCTGTGGCGGTTGGATATTCAGGGCGCTAGTTACACCCTTTATATTCAGAGTCCCGAGGAACCTGATCTCAGGCATCTTCAGGAATCTTCGGGCTGGGAGTCTCGCCCCGGTGAGACTGCTCCTCTGGGGAAACTCTTGAACAAGCTGGAAAAAGGGCAGTCTTGGGGGTTCCGTTTTACGGGCAACCCTGTGAAATCCCTACCAGTTGCTGATGGCAAGCGCGGCAAGGTGGTTCCACATGTTACTGCTGAACAGCAGTTAGGATGGCTTCTTCATAAAGCTGAGCAGTGGGGCTTTACTATTGCTCAGGATCCTGAAACAGCGCAGCCGCTAGCAAATGTCATCGGCAGGAACGACCAGCGTTTCTCCCGTAGGAATCCGCACGAAGATGGTGCGCTGCACAGCGTGACTCTGCGTCAAGCACAGTTTGACGGCGTCCTGGTCATCACCGATGTAGACCTTTTCAAAAAATCTCTACTGACCGGTATGGGCAAGGGTAAGGCCTATGGCTGCGGGTTGCTCACGCTACGAAACGTTTTATCCTAA
- the cas1e gene encoding type I-E CRISPR-associated endonuclease Cas1e: protein MIGATLPTSRELTRASERISFIYVEHSIIHREDSAITATDTNGTVHIPAASLGALLLGPGTRITHHAMMLLADCGVTAVWVGEHGVRYYAHGTSTAKTARLLQAQADKVSNTRKRLEVARTMYSMRFPNEDVADLTMQQLRGKEGARVRKIYREHSERTGVAWNSRKYDPNNFGSSDPINKALSAAHACLYGAVHAIVVALGCSPGLGFVHTGHSRAFIYDIADLYKAEITIPAAFDVVAESTEDIGSRTRRAVREKIKNSKIMQQCAHDIQRLLVPAELDEGELYADVVSLWGERGETVESGQNYGGAGA, encoded by the coding sequence ATGATTGGTGCTACCCTACCCACCTCACGAGAACTCACCAGAGCATCTGAGCGAATCTCATTCATCTACGTTGAGCATAGCATTATTCACCGCGAAGATAGTGCAATCACAGCAACTGATACCAACGGCACAGTTCACATACCGGCTGCTTCCCTAGGCGCACTACTGTTAGGTCCAGGGACGCGCATCACCCACCACGCCATGATGCTACTAGCTGACTGCGGGGTGACTGCCGTATGGGTCGGTGAACACGGCGTACGCTACTACGCACACGGAACGTCTACCGCTAAAACAGCAAGACTGCTTCAAGCGCAAGCAGATAAAGTCAGCAATACCCGCAAACGCCTTGAGGTTGCCCGCACCATGTACAGCATGAGATTTCCCAACGAGGACGTCGCCGACCTTACCATGCAGCAGCTACGCGGGAAAGAAGGTGCGCGCGTCCGTAAAATCTATCGAGAGCATTCCGAGCGAACCGGAGTTGCCTGGAATAGCCGCAAATATGATCCCAATAATTTTGGTAGCTCAGACCCCATCAACAAGGCGCTTTCAGCAGCCCATGCCTGCCTCTACGGTGCGGTACACGCTATAGTGGTTGCCCTCGGGTGCTCCCCCGGTTTGGGTTTTGTACACACTGGTCATTCGCGGGCTTTTATCTACGACATCGCTGATCTCTACAAAGCTGAAATTACAATACCTGCTGCGTTCGATGTTGTCGCTGAAAGCACTGAAGACATTGGGTCAAGAACCCGCCGCGCCGTCCGCGAAAAAATCAAAAATAGCAAAATTATGCAGCAGTGCGCTCACGATATCCAACGTTTGCTGGTGCCCGCCGAACTCGATGAGGGCGAGCTATACGCAGATGTCGTTTCGCTGTGGGGCGAGCGCGGTGAAACTGTAGAAAGCGGGCAGAACTACGGAGGAGCCGGCGCGTGA
- the cas2e gene encoding type I-E CRISPR-associated endoribonuclease Cas2e: MIVVVVSNCPPALRGDLTRWLLEISSGVYVGKVSARVREHLWERIIASVQSGRALMVFSTNTEQGFDFKVHRHQWETVDFDGVTLMRRPTAESKKPAFVKKGWSNVSKYRRARSSR, translated from the coding sequence GTGATCGTGGTTGTTGTCTCTAACTGCCCACCTGCTTTGCGCGGCGACCTTACCCGCTGGCTACTTGAAATTAGTAGCGGTGTCTACGTTGGTAAGGTAAGCGCCCGTGTACGCGAACACCTCTGGGAGCGCATCATTGCATCGGTGCAATCAGGACGCGCGCTCATGGTTTTCTCAACCAACACAGAACAGGGTTTTGACTTCAAAGTTCACCGCCACCAATGGGAAACCGTTGATTTTGATGGGGTGACGCTCATGCGCAGACCCACCGCTGAAAGTAAGAAACCGGCCTTCGTAAAGAAGGGCTGGTCTAATGTCAGCAAATACCGCAGGGCTCGTTCTTCCCGATAA